Genomic window (Synechococcus sp. LA31):
TCTGCCGCCGCAGCGAATAGAGCTCCACCTTGTTGATGTCCAGTCCGTCCACCAGGACGCGGCCGGTGTTGGGGCGGTAGAAGCGCGGTAGTAGTTTTAATAACGTGCTTTTGCCACTTCCTGATCCCCCGACCAGGCCCACAAATGAGCCGGTGGGGACCTCCAAATTGACCCCGTTCAGAATCAGGTCTTGGTCGTCGCTGTAGCGGAATCCCACATCCACAAAAAGGACCTGGCCAACCACGGGTGGCATCGGAATGTTTAGGGCCTCGCTCGGGCTCTGTTCCGTAGGACGGTCCACCACGTCGGCCACCATGCGCAGGGAGGCGCTTGATTGTTCGAACTGCTGCCAGGTCTGCACCATCTTGACCAGGGGGCCTGTGATGTAGCCGCTGATGATGCGGAATGCGATAAAGCTTCCGAGTGATAGTTGGTTGTTCATCACCAGGAAGATTCCTACGCCGACCACCACAAGGCTGTTGAGGTCGTGAATGAATTCCGCCAGATTGCTCAAGGATTCACGCGTTACACGCAGCTTGAAATCCTCTCCGATGAAGCGTGAGTAGCGATTTTGAAATTCCCATCGCGTTTTGAGCTCGGCATTCTGTGATTTGATCGTCTGGATGCCGGTGATGGATTCATTCAGATAGGAGTAGGTCTTAACGGATTCGCCCATGCTGCGATTGATTTGGGCGCGCATGAGCGGGTTGCTCACGATTGCCAAGATCAGCATCAGTGGCAGGGTGGCTAGGGAGGCTAGTGTGAGAGGAATGCTGATGCTCAGCAGGATTGCCAGATAGAGAAAGCTAAAGAGAAAATCAACGGCCGTTGTGATGCTCTGGCTTACCAGGAATTCCCGTAGTCGATCGAGTTGATGGAAGTAATGGATCACCTGTCCAACGGGGCGGGTGTCGAAGAAAACCTGTGGCAGGCGCACAAGTTGATCGAGGATTGTGGACTTGGTGTCTTGGTCGATGCGGTTGGTGGTGTCGGTGAAGATGTAACTGCGCACGGACTTCATGACGCCGCGCGTTGCTGCGGCCAAGAGCAGCAAAGTTGAGATGCTGATCAGGGCATTGAGGTTGTCCTGATTAACCACCTGATCGATCAGTTGTTGCAGGCCTAGGGGGGTCACCAGTGTGAGCAGATTGATCACGATCGAGAGCGCCAGCACTTCGATCAGGGCGCGTTGGTGTCCGCGCAGGAAGGGGCCGTACCAGCCCCAGTTGAAGCGCTGTTCCTTGGCGTCATGCTTGCGTTCGAGCAGCAGCAGTGGGACCAGTCCGGTGCGGGCATCTCCCAGCTGCTGAGCTGCAATCCGCAGCGGCCCCAATTCCGGCTCCAGCAGGCGAAGTTGTCCGTCAGTGTCAACGCCTTCCAAGAGCGCGAAATGGCCGTTCTGGGCCAGTAGGGCTGGCGGTGCTACCCGGGCCAGTCGATTGCGGGGGAGCTCGGTGAGCATCACCCGCAGGCCGAGCGCATCCAGGAGCTGGCCGAGATTCACCAGATTCAGCTGTTGTTGCTGCCGCAACAGTGCATCCACCCGGTTGCCAAGAGCATCCCGATTGATCGGCACATTGAAATAGTTGGCAAGCGCCACACACAGCTCAATCGGAACGGCACGGGGGCTGCTCGCACGTCGCAGGCTGAGTGCACCCGCTTGCACCGCTGGCGGTGTTGGTGGCGCTCCCTCCAGCGGCGGGTTCTCAGGCCGTGGCTCGGTTGGGGTGAGGCGTCTTCTGGGGGGCTCGCCGATGCGCAACCCGTCTTGCTGACCGACGCCGGAGCGCATGCCTTGCACGCTGATGCGATCCGCCGACACGGGCGGTAAGCCCATCAGGCGCAGCCATGGTTCCCCGCTGGCAGGTGCCTGGCCTCTGGCTTCCAGCGGCCAGGCTTCGCCCAATGGGCCGCCACTACTCACGTACCAGTGCCGATCGCTCGGCAGATCGAGGTTTGCCGGATGGCCGGCCGGCAGGCTGCGGATCTGGGTCTCGCTTAGCAGCTGCTCCCAGGTTTGTTGGTTCGGCGGGGGGGCTGCGCTCTTGCCTTGCAGCCTCTCCAGCAGATGATGCAGTTCTGCCGCCGAACCATGACGGCCATACCAGTTGCGCAGCTCGGCTTCGCGCTCGAGCAGCTGGTGGAACGCCGTGGCAGGCAGCACCAGCACCGTTGTCTCTGTGGCGGCACGGAGCTGTTCGCACGGGGCCTGCCGCAGCAGGCTGCTCCAGCCTGCGCTGTCTCCCTCCTCCAGTAACTCCAGCGTGCGCAGTTCCTGGGTGTTCGGATCGAGGGCCAGGGAGCGCAGCTTGCCTTCCACCACCAGCAGCACCCCATCCGGCAGTTGGTCAGGGCGCAGCACCGTCTGCCCGAGCCGGTAGTGACGCGTCAGGAGCTGGGGCTCCAGTGCAGTGGCTTGCTCCGGTGTCAACCGATTGAACGGACGGCAGCAGCGCAGCTGCTGGGCGGCCCGCCCGCTGGGGGCGTCGTCGGCGGAGGTCACCGTCACGATGCGATCGGCTGCTCGGGTCGTGGCACAGCGGCCAGGGGTTCGCCCTGCAGCAGTGCCTCCACCTGGCTGTCCACCCAAGCGGCGAACAGCTCGTGCAGTAGTTGCTCACGGGTGGCTGCGTCCAGCTGGGCCGGCAGGTGCCGCTCCAGCCGCAGCACGATCCAGCGCTCGCCCATGGCGAAGGGGGCCCAGAGCTGGCCCTCGCGGCTCACCCGCAGACGGGCTGCGATTTCGGCAGCGGTTGCTGATACGGCGACCGGGCCCAGGATCCCGTGGGTGTCGCATTCCGTCCCGAGGCTGAATTGCTCCACCGCAGCGGCGAAGCTCATCTCCTCGCGGCGTAGGCGCTGGTGCAGTTCTTCGGCTAGCTCCCGCTCCGCGACCTGCAGCTGCATGTAAACCACGCAATCCAGGTCTGCTTTTCGATCCAGGTAGCGGATCTCCACCTCATGCTCGAAGCGCCAGTGGCTCCACCGCCGCAACCGCTCGGCCAGGGTTGCCATGGCGCGTAGGTCGTCGCGCGACCAGCGCTGTGCCGCGAGCCAGGGCTCCAGTTCGGCCTCACTGCGCAGCCCTAGTGCCTGGACCTGTGTCGCGATGAGCGGCAACTCCTCCTCCGGATCGAGCGGCATGACGGCGGCCACGGCGTCATGCACCACTGCCCTGGCGAGAGCGCGATTGAGGCCATGGCGGATCAGCAGCCGGTTGGTCACCTCCACCGACAGCCGTGGTTCGCCGGGACACAGGGCGATGGCCGGTGCCATGGCCACGCCGCTCAGGGGGGATTCGCTCATGGGCTGACCTCCTGCAACGGCAATCCCAGGCGCTTCAGTGCCTGGCCCATCTGCATCAGCCCATGGCTGTGGGAGTAGTGCTCACGGGCATGGGCCAAGCCCGTCGCACTGATCTGTTGCCAGAGGCTGTCGTCGTGCAGGAGCCGTTCGATCTGCTCCAGCCAGTCGTCAACGCTGGCGGCGATCAGCACCTCCCGTTCATGACGCAGGTTGGTTCCTTCCGCGGCCAGCGGGCTGAGAACTTGAGGGATGCCGCGTGCCAGCGCTCCCACCACTTTTCCCTTGAGGCCGGCGCCAGCCCGCAGCGGCGCCACCATCAGCCTGTGGCTGTCGTACACCGTATCGGTGTTGGCCACCCAGCCCTGCACCCAAACCCCCGGTTGTCGGCCCCAGGTTTCCGCCAGCTCAGGATCCAGCCCGCTGCCGTAGAGGTGGAGTTCCAGCTGGGGGCTGTGTTGCCGTAGGTGGGGCCAGATCTCCTCCAGGAGAAAGGCCACGGCATCACCGTTGGGTGGATGGGCGTAGCTTCCCAGGAAGGCCAGTCCTTGGCGCCCCTGCGGTGAAGGTGTTCCTTCAATGCAGTCGACCACCCAGGGACAGGCTGCCGTGGCAGCTCGGCCGAGGGTTTCTGCGTCGATTAAATCCCGCTCCACGCTGCTGTAGCTGAGGGTGAGATCCACCATCCCGATCGCCTCCAGCTCCTCCTTGCGGGTGTGGTTGAGACTGGTCATCGCTCGAGCGCGCGCCTCGCCGCTCAGCACAGCGGCATGCAACTGGCGCAACTCCCGCAGGTAGTGCAGATCCGCCAGGCAGAACATCAGCTGTGCCCGCGGAGCGTGCTCGCGGATCGCCTGGATATGGGCCAGCACTGTGACGTAGCGGACCAAGTAGATCAGCTGGAATTCGTGCCCCCGTTGCTGCAGAAACGCCTCGACCGAGAGCGCGAACGGGGCATAAATGGCTTCAATGCCTCGGCGTTGGAGTGCGTCGGTGTATCCCCCCAGCCAGGCCAGGTTGGTGGGCAGGAAGGTCACTTTCCAGCCCAGCTCCTGCAGCAGGCCCATCTCCGTGAGGGCGGCATGGCTGCCCGCATCCCGATCAGGCCGGGGCGGCGCATGATCAATCACCAGAACCCTGCCCACAACCCCGCGGTCCTTGTGCCGTTCGGCTGCCTCTCGGGAGGGAGGTCCTGAGGGTGTGAAGGCGTGCTGCCATTTCTGCCTGAAGCGGGGGGCATGCTCCAGC
Coding sequences:
- a CDS encoding peptidase domain-containing ABC transporter; amino-acid sequence: MTVTSADDAPSGRAAQQLRCCRPFNRLTPEQATALEPQLLTRHYRLGQTVLRPDQLPDGVLLVVEGKLRSLALDPNTQELRTLELLEEGDSAGWSSLLRQAPCEQLRAATETTVLVLPATAFHQLLEREAELRNWYGRHGSAAELHHLLERLQGKSAAPPPNQQTWEQLLSETQIRSLPAGHPANLDLPSDRHWYVSSGGPLGEAWPLEARGQAPASGEPWLRLMGLPPVSADRISVQGMRSGVGQQDGLRIGEPPRRRLTPTEPRPENPPLEGAPPTPPAVQAGALSLRRASSPRAVPIELCVALANYFNVPINRDALGNRVDALLRQQQQLNLVNLGQLLDALGLRVMLTELPRNRLARVAPPALLAQNGHFALLEGVDTDGQLRLLEPELGPLRIAAQQLGDARTGLVPLLLLERKHDAKEQRFNWGWYGPFLRGHQRALIEVLALSIVINLLTLVTPLGLQQLIDQVVNQDNLNALISISTLLLLAAATRGVMKSVRSYIFTDTTNRIDQDTKSTILDQLVRLPQVFFDTRPVGQVIHYFHQLDRLREFLVSQSITTAVDFLFSFLYLAILLSISIPLTLASLATLPLMLILAIVSNPLMRAQINRSMGESVKTYSYLNESITGIQTIKSQNAELKTRWEFQNRYSRFIGEDFKLRVTRESLSNLAEFIHDLNSLVVVGVGIFLVMNNQLSLGSFIAFRIISGYITGPLVKMVQTWQQFEQSSASLRMVADVVDRPTEQSPSEALNIPMPPVVGQVLFVDVGFRYSDDQDLILNGVNLEVPTGSFVGLVGGSGSGKSTLLKLLPRFYRPNTGRVLVDGLDINKVELYSLRRQIGVVPQDTVLFDGTIRDNLLMVKPDASAAELMAAARIACAHDFIMNLPKGYNSDVGERGAGLSGGQRQRLALARAVLQNPRLLILDEATSALDARTERQVCLNLLEAFRGRTVFFITHRLTTVQPADLIVLMDRGAVMEAGTHQELMARRGWYFALYQSQQQEQGI